A single Micromonospora luteifusca DNA region contains:
- a CDS encoding PhoH family protein, protein MTGTPPPGPPRVQTKITVPDSKIMVNLLGAGDEILRLVERSVNSDVHVRGNEITITGDPADNALAERVFSELLELIEKGETLTTDAVRRTVGMLEQGSAERPAEVLTLNILSRRGRTIRPKTLGQKRYVDAIDTHTIVFGIGPAGTGKTYLAMAKAVQALQAKQVNRIILTRPAVEAGERLGFLPGTLNEKIDPYLRPLYDALHEMLDPETIPKLMAQGTIEVAPLAYMRGRTLSDAFIILDEAQNTTPEQMKMFLTRLGFNSKIVVTGDITQVDLPGGTSSGLRVVREILENVDDVHFAQLSSSDVVRHRLVGEIVDAYARWDAERENQQAQGVHAVPGRPAQGGRSGRRR, encoded by the coding sequence ATGACCGGCACCCCACCTCCCGGCCCGCCCCGGGTGCAGACCAAGATCACCGTGCCCGACTCGAAGATCATGGTCAATCTGCTCGGCGCAGGCGACGAGATCCTTCGACTCGTCGAACGCTCGGTCAACAGTGACGTGCACGTCCGCGGCAACGAGATCACCATCACCGGTGACCCCGCGGACAACGCCCTCGCCGAGCGGGTCTTCAGTGAGCTGCTCGAACTCATCGAGAAAGGCGAGACCCTGACCACTGACGCCGTCCGGCGTACCGTCGGCATGCTCGAGCAGGGCAGTGCCGAGCGGCCCGCCGAGGTTCTGACGCTCAACATCCTCTCCCGTCGCGGGCGCACCATCCGCCCCAAGACCCTCGGGCAGAAGCGGTACGTCGACGCGATCGACACCCACACCATCGTCTTCGGCATCGGCCCGGCCGGCACCGGAAAGACCTACCTGGCGATGGCGAAGGCCGTCCAGGCGTTGCAGGCCAAGCAGGTCAACCGGATCATCCTGACCCGGCCGGCGGTGGAGGCGGGCGAGCGACTGGGCTTCCTGCCCGGCACGCTCAACGAGAAGATCGACCCGTACCTGCGCCCGCTCTACGACGCGTTGCACGAGATGCTCGACCCGGAGACGATCCCGAAGCTGATGGCCCAGGGGACGATCGAGGTCGCGCCACTCGCCTACATGCGCGGTAGGACCCTCAGCGACGCGTTCATCATCCTGGACGAAGCACAGAACACGACGCCCGAGCAGATGAAGATGTTCCTCACCCGGCTCGGCTTCAACTCCAAGATCGTCGTGACCGGTGACATCACCCAGGTGGACCTTCCCGGCGGGACGAGCAGCGGCCTGCGGGTCGTCCGGGAGATCCTGGAAAACGTCGACGACGTGCACTTCGCCCAGTTGTCCAGTTCCGACGTGGTTCGCCACCGGCTGGTCGGGGAGATCGTCGACGCGTACGCCCGCTGGGACGCCGAGCGGGAGAATCAGCAGGCGCAGGGCGTTCACGCCGTGCCCGGGCGACCCGCCCAGGGCGGCCGATCCGGCCGCCGCCGCTAA
- a CDS encoding hemolysin family protein, giving the protein MAVDPHPVMSTPPLLAAGATAGLPDLQLIVFAAGLVVLAGLIAMTEAALAAVSPARAAELARDGVRGARTLQVVAGDVVRHLNLLLLLRLLAELTATTLVALVAVDSFGAGWRAALVTAGAMTVVSFVVVGVAPRTIGRQHAYAVGRAVAPLVRWLGRALNPLASLLILIGNAVTPGRGFREGPFASQVELRELVDLAEQRGVVEHGERQMIHSVFALGDTIAREVMVPRTEMVWIEEGKTLAQALVLFLRSGFSRIPVIGESVDDVLGVLYLKDLIRRSRGGDPEAEQLPVAELMRPATFVPESKPVDDLLSEMQAARNHLVIVVDEYGGTGGLVTIEDILEEIVGEITDEYDVERPPVERLTDSSVRVTARLPVETLGEMFDTDLPTDEVETVGGLLAQSLGRVPIPGAEVEVAGLRLVAEGTTGRRNRIDTVLVSRVESGHEQDTAGRGEHAGPGHDTNNYRDDERQSADA; this is encoded by the coding sequence CTGGCGGTCGACCCGCACCCAGTGATGTCCACTCCTCCGTTACTGGCGGCCGGCGCCACCGCCGGCCTTCCCGACCTGCAGCTGATCGTCTTCGCGGCCGGCCTGGTGGTGTTGGCCGGTCTGATCGCGATGACCGAGGCGGCGCTCGCCGCGGTCTCGCCAGCCCGGGCCGCCGAGCTGGCCCGCGACGGCGTGCGTGGCGCCCGCACCCTCCAGGTCGTCGCCGGCGACGTCGTCCGGCACCTCAACCTGCTCCTGCTGTTGCGGCTGCTCGCCGAGCTGACCGCCACCACACTGGTGGCGCTGGTCGCGGTGGACAGCTTCGGCGCCGGCTGGCGGGCCGCGCTGGTGACCGCCGGCGCGATGACCGTGGTCAGCTTCGTGGTGGTCGGCGTCGCTCCGCGCACCATCGGCCGGCAGCACGCGTACGCCGTGGGTCGAGCGGTGGCGCCGCTGGTCCGCTGGCTGGGCCGGGCGCTCAACCCGCTCGCGTCGTTGCTGATCCTGATCGGCAACGCGGTCACGCCGGGGCGTGGCTTCCGGGAGGGGCCGTTCGCCAGCCAGGTCGAGTTGCGTGAGCTGGTCGACCTGGCCGAGCAGCGCGGGGTGGTCGAGCACGGCGAGCGTCAGATGATCCACTCGGTGTTCGCGCTCGGGGACACCATCGCCCGAGAGGTGATGGTGCCGCGTACCGAAATGGTGTGGATCGAGGAGGGCAAGACGCTCGCGCAGGCGTTGGTGCTCTTCCTGCGTTCCGGCTTCTCCCGCATCCCGGTGATCGGCGAGAGCGTCGACGACGTGCTCGGTGTGCTCTACCTCAAGGATCTGATCCGGCGCTCCCGCGGCGGAGACCCGGAGGCCGAGCAGCTGCCGGTGGCGGAGCTGATGCGCCCGGCGACCTTCGTACCGGAGTCCAAGCCGGTCGACGACCTGCTGTCGGAGATGCAGGCGGCCCGCAACCACCTGGTCATCGTGGTCGACGAGTACGGCGGCACCGGCGGCCTGGTCACCATCGAGGACATCCTGGAGGAGATCGTCGGTGAGATCACCGACGAGTACGATGTCGAACGCCCGCCGGTCGAACGTCTGACGGACTCCTCGGTGCGGGTGACCGCCCGCCTGCCGGTGGAGACTCTGGGCGAGATGTTCGACACCGATCTGCCCACCGACGAGGTGGAGACGGTCGGTGGCCTGCTGGCCCAGTCGCTGGGACGCGTGCCGATCCCCGGCGCGGAGGTCGAGGTCGCCGGTCTCCGGCTGGTCGCCGAGGGCACCACCGGCCGGCGCAACCGGATCGACACCGTCCTGGTCAGCCGGGTGGAGTCGGGCCATGAGCAGGACACCGCGGGGCGCGGCGAACACGCCGGCCCCGGGCACGACACGAACAACTATCGAGACGACGAGAGGCAATCCGCCGATGCCTGA
- a CDS encoding acyltransferase family protein → MRNRYLDLLRFLAIVRVIVYHVTGYATLTLVFPAMSVMFALAGSLMAASLTRSGPAAVGRRLRRLLPSLWVLAVIVVPAMLLSGLAVTPRVLLWLFPITDPPANNWGALALSVIWYLRDYLWFVLASPVAFWLFRRAPLLTLLAPYLLLVAIEVGIYPAPPPVLREFGLYFGAWMLGFAHHAGMLRRLSGRVLYPLALALAVGGGAWIIGHPGPRGYDLNDNHLGNALWSAAFILIALGREPSGVSWLGRSRLADRAVTVVNRRALTIYLWHMPFVVALTPLVGLVGWSPRQPVGLAIRVLLVFALVGLVTLAVGWVEDVAARRRPELIPGGPIQSAEPAVRAGTESALRADTALRADTALRADTALRADGEAADGAGTAGATGERAVVPAQRVAGETASVEINAGGS, encoded by the coding sequence ATGCGCAACAGGTATCTCGATCTGCTCCGTTTCCTGGCCATCGTCCGAGTGATCGTCTACCACGTCACCGGGTACGCGACCCTCACCCTCGTCTTCCCAGCCATGTCGGTGATGTTCGCGCTGGCCGGCTCGCTGATGGCCGCGTCGCTGACCCGCTCCGGGCCGGCGGCGGTCGGGCGTCGACTGCGCCGGCTGCTGCCGTCGCTCTGGGTGCTCGCCGTGATCGTCGTACCGGCCATGCTGCTCAGCGGTCTGGCGGTGACCCCCCGAGTGCTGCTGTGGCTGTTTCCGATCACCGACCCGCCGGCCAACAACTGGGGTGCCCTGGCGCTGAGCGTCATCTGGTACCTGCGCGACTACCTCTGGTTCGTGCTCGCCTCACCCGTCGCGTTCTGGCTGTTTCGGCGTGCTCCACTGCTCACCCTGCTGGCCCCGTACCTCCTGCTGGTGGCGATCGAGGTGGGGATCTACCCGGCGCCGCCGCCGGTGCTGCGTGAGTTCGGGCTCTACTTCGGCGCGTGGATGCTCGGCTTCGCCCATCACGCCGGGATGCTGCGCCGGCTCTCCGGCCGGGTGCTCTACCCACTCGCACTCGCACTCGCGGTCGGCGGCGGCGCCTGGATCATCGGGCATCCCGGCCCGCGCGGGTACGACCTGAACGACAACCACCTGGGCAACGCCCTCTGGTCGGCCGCGTTCATCCTGATCGCGTTGGGTCGGGAACCCTCCGGGGTGAGCTGGCTGGGCCGCAGCCGACTGGCCGACCGGGCGGTGACCGTGGTCAACCGGCGGGCGCTCACCATCTACCTCTGGCACATGCCGTTCGTGGTGGCGCTCACTCCGCTGGTCGGCCTGGTGGGTTGGTCCCCTCGGCAACCGGTGGGATTGGCCATCCGGGTGCTGCTCGTCTTCGCGCTGGTCGGGCTGGTCACCTTGGCCGTCGGCTGGGTCGAGGACGTCGCCGCCCGTCGCCGGCCGGAGCTGATCCCCGGCGGCCCGATCCAGTCCGCCGAGCCGGCGGTCCGGGCGGGTACCGAATCGGCGCTCCGGGCCGACACTGCGCTCCGGGCCGACACTGCGCTCCGGGCCGACACTGCGCTCCGGGCTGACGGCGAAGCGGCGGACGGTGCCGGGACGGCGGGGGCGACCGGCGAACGAGCGGTGGTACCGGCGCAGCGGGTGGCTGGGGAGACCGCCAGCGTCGAGATCAACGCTGGCGGATCGTGA
- the ybeY gene encoding rRNA maturation RNase YbeY, whose translation MSIEIANESGVEVDTDAVLAVARHALDEMGVNPLAELSVLLVDIDYMTELNHRWMGGDGPTDVLAFPMDEGSVDHGPGESAPAGGEPALLGDIVLCPEVAAKQAATAGHAPADELHLLTVHGVLHLLGYDHAEPEEEREMFALQARLLTSWRSTRTQ comes from the coding sequence TTGTCCATCGAGATCGCCAACGAGTCCGGTGTCGAGGTCGACACCGACGCCGTGCTCGCCGTCGCCCGGCACGCCCTCGACGAGATGGGGGTCAACCCCCTCGCCGAGTTGTCCGTGCTGCTGGTCGACATCGACTACATGACCGAGCTGAACCACCGCTGGATGGGTGGCGACGGCCCGACCGACGTGCTCGCCTTCCCCATGGACGAGGGCAGCGTCGACCACGGCCCGGGTGAGTCCGCGCCGGCCGGCGGCGAGCCAGCTCTGCTCGGCGACATCGTGCTCTGCCCGGAGGTCGCGGCCAAGCAGGCGGCGACCGCCGGGCACGCACCGGCCGACGAGCTGCACCTGCTCACCGTGCACGGGGTGCTGCACCTGCTCGGCTATGACCACGCCGAGCCGGAGGAGGAGCGGGAGATGTTCGCCCTCCAGGCCCGCCTGCTCACGAGCTGGCGGTCGACCCGCACCCAGTGA
- the era gene encoding GTPase Era, with protein MQDPQGRPYRAGFGCFVGRPNAGKSTLTNAIVGTKIAITSNKPQTTRHVIRAVLHRPESQLVLVDTPGLHRPRTLLGERLNDLVRSTWTEVDVIGLCIPADEPVGRGDRFISGELAELKATVLAVVTKTDLVDKRRLAEQLLAVSEMGEFAEIVPVSAVSGHQVNTLVDVMTKYLPQSPQLYPDDMLTDDPEQVLVAELIREAALEGVRDELPHSIAVVVEEMIPEGQVMKIYADLYVERPSQKAIVLGHKASRLKEVGTNARRQIEELLGGRVYLDLHVRVAKDWQRDPRQLRKLGF; from the coding sequence GTGCAGGACCCGCAGGGCCGGCCCTACCGGGCTGGGTTCGGTTGCTTCGTCGGCCGGCCCAACGCTGGCAAGTCGACGCTGACCAACGCCATCGTCGGCACCAAGATCGCGATCACCTCGAACAAGCCGCAGACCACCCGGCACGTCATCCGGGCCGTGCTGCACCGTCCGGAATCGCAGCTGGTCCTGGTCGACACCCCGGGCCTGCACCGCCCCCGTACCCTGCTCGGCGAGCGCCTCAACGACCTGGTCCGGTCCACCTGGACGGAGGTCGACGTGATCGGCCTGTGCATCCCGGCCGACGAGCCGGTCGGGCGTGGCGACCGGTTCATCAGCGGTGAGCTGGCCGAGTTGAAGGCGACCGTGTTGGCGGTGGTCACCAAGACCGACCTGGTGGACAAGCGCCGCCTGGCGGAGCAGTTGCTCGCCGTCAGCGAGATGGGGGAGTTCGCCGAGATCGTGCCGGTGAGCGCGGTCTCCGGGCACCAGGTCAACACCCTGGTCGACGTGATGACCAAGTACCTGCCGCAGTCGCCGCAGCTCTACCCGGACGACATGCTGACCGACGATCCCGAGCAGGTGCTGGTCGCGGAGCTGATCCGGGAGGCTGCCCTGGAGGGGGTCCGCGACGAGCTGCCGCACTCCATCGCCGTGGTGGTGGAGGAAATGATCCCCGAGGGTCAGGTCATGAAGATCTACGCCGACCTGTACGTGGAACGGCCCAGCCAGAAGGCCATCGTGCTCGGCCACAAGGCGAGCCGCCTCAAGGAGGTCGGCACCAACGCCCGCCGGCAGATCGAGGAGTTGCTGGGTGGCCGCGTCTATCTCGACCTGCACGTGCGGGTCGCGAAGGACTGGCAGCGTGACCCGAGGCAGTTGCGCAAGCTGGGTTTCTGA
- a CDS encoding cytidine deaminase, translated as MPDTSAAPAARPTPTASGALSAEDGKLVVLARGARGRVGAVEGAAVRDQDGRTYAAASVALPSLTLTALQLAVASAVAAGASRLEAAVVVTEASTLDGAGHAAVRDLAVDAPIHLAAPDGTVLGTVTQ; from the coding sequence ATGCCTGACACATCCGCCGCGCCTGCCGCCCGGCCCACCCCCACCGCGTCGGGCGCGTTGAGCGCCGAGGACGGCAAACTCGTCGTCCTGGCCCGGGGAGCACGCGGACGGGTCGGCGCCGTAGAGGGCGCCGCGGTCCGGGATCAGGACGGCCGGACGTACGCCGCGGCAAGTGTCGCGTTGCCCTCGCTGACCCTCACCGCGTTGCAGTTGGCGGTCGCGTCGGCCGTGGCGGCAGGAGCAAGCCGGTTGGAGGCCGCAGTGGTGGTGACCGAGGCATCGACCCTGGATGGCGCCGGGCATGCGGCGGTGCGTGACCTCGCGGTGGACGCCCCGATCCACCTGGCCGCGCCGGACGGCACGGTCCTCGGCACGGTGACTCAGTGA